In Nocardioides cavernae, a single genomic region encodes these proteins:
- a CDS encoding M28 family metallopeptidase, giving the protein MPAQRRTASVGAVAALLLTACTGPSGDGPDQGADRTAGVPRVDFPLFAPTLDGDAPEASQVWADRVETSYAGGVGLVQVADPAADLCTTLEPYRLADDTCAVEDGVAVTSMEEMSGVGLVRDGTLLYWRSLVTEVDPGLVDRAATALREAPQSGVDGLGAVSPGGPTPATDESDGAGESPTADSSPVVDEPLAADDLDPATAVGAVRRLAGRIGPREATSAAYDRAARWVAGELTRFGYYVERQRVDVPAGESWGVAVPAGRSTNVVATPADFDPSAPHLVVGAHLDTVPQAPGAEDNASGVGVLLAVAEAVAVRRTRLPVVFVAFGAEEPRGPSDDDHHYGSRRYVAKLTPLVRNAVRGMVSLDRVGVGQRVPVGSAGDTDPVQRELLAAARRAGAATVAEDGQRSSDHWSFVRAGLPGARLGSTPYAGYHSAGDVPAVVSPAQLERVGRIVAAWLAPR; this is encoded by the coding sequence ATGCCCGCCCAGCGCCGCACCGCGTCCGTCGGTGCGGTCGCCGCGCTCCTCCTGACGGCGTGCACCGGCCCGTCCGGTGACGGTCCCGACCAGGGGGCGGACCGCACCGCCGGGGTGCCACGCGTGGACTTCCCGCTCTTCGCGCCGACCCTCGACGGCGATGCTCCCGAGGCGAGCCAGGTGTGGGCCGACCGCGTCGAGACGTCGTACGCCGGCGGGGTCGGGCTGGTGCAGGTCGCGGACCCCGCAGCCGACCTCTGCACGACGCTGGAGCCCTACCGGCTGGCGGACGACACCTGCGCGGTCGAGGACGGGGTGGCCGTGACGTCGATGGAGGAGATGAGCGGCGTCGGGCTCGTCCGCGACGGCACCCTGCTCTACTGGCGCTCGCTGGTCACCGAGGTCGACCCCGGTCTGGTCGACCGGGCGGCCACCGCGCTGCGTGAGGCACCCCAGAGCGGCGTGGACGGCCTGGGCGCGGTGTCCCCGGGCGGCCCGACCCCGGCCACCGACGAGTCGGACGGCGCGGGCGAGTCACCGACGGCCGACTCGTCGCCCGTGGTGGACGAGCCGCTCGCAGCCGATGACCTCGACCCCGCGACCGCGGTCGGCGCCGTGCGCCGCCTGGCCGGCAGGATCGGTCCGCGCGAGGCGACCAGCGCGGCGTACGACCGTGCCGCCCGCTGGGTGGCCGGCGAGCTGACCCGGTTCGGGTACTACGTCGAGCGCCAGCGCGTCGACGTACCTGCGGGGGAGTCGTGGGGCGTCGCCGTGCCCGCCGGTCGCTCCACCAACGTGGTGGCGACCCCCGCCGACTTCGACCCGAGCGCTCCCCACCTCGTCGTCGGGGCGCACCTCGACACGGTGCCCCAGGCACCTGGGGCCGAGGACAACGCGTCGGGTGTCGGTGTGCTGCTCGCCGTCGCGGAGGCGGTCGCCGTTCGGCGTACGCGCCTGCCGGTCGTGTTCGTCGCGTTCGGGGCCGAGGAGCCGCGCGGACCGTCCGACGACGACCACCACTACGGCTCGCGGCGCTATGTCGCGAAGCTGACGCCCCTGGTGCGCAATGCCGTCCGCGGCATGGTCTCGCTCGACCGCGTCGGCGTGGGGCAGCGCGTGCCGGTCGGGTCCGCCGGCGACACCGACCCCGTGCAGCGGGAGCTGCTGGCGGCGGCCCGGCGCGCCGGGGCCGCCACCGTCGCCGAGGACGGGCAGCGCAGCAGCGACCACTGGTCCTTCGTCCGCGCCGGGCTGCCGGGGGCGCGCCTGGGCTCGACGCCGTACGCCGGCTACCACTCGGCGGGCGACGTGCCGGCCGTCGTGTCGCCGGCCCAGCTCGAGCGGGTCGGCCGGATCGTCGCCGCGTGGCTGGCCCCGCGCTGA
- a CDS encoding MFS transporter — protein sequence MSTAAGEAVVSRSSRLLLAMAAVAVAFAAADTYVVVLALPDMMTGVGVPIDQLQRAAPIVSGFLLGYVAMLPLIGRIADLRGRVPVLVMALVLFALGSLITTVAYDMPSIVAGRFLQGVGGGGLVPATLALVADLYPVERRGVPLGVVSAVQEIGSVLGPLFGAAVLAVADWRAIFAINLAVGLVLAAAIRALAPQRRPADARLRPDLVGLLLLLLTFACAAVVFLRPAPLMRDLTWGRLFVPFAGDGRWLTPIGMATVVTLVLLLAWCWFAPRPLLDLRGWIRVLVDADLVGALLLAAALGGVILAFATADPKIEVFSPQGRWYLLGALVAAAAFTWHVRRAARPLVPRGALRRTPAWGALLVSFFVGAALIAALIDIPLFARTTVYPDDQLPAALVLVRFLLALPVGAVVGGYLIRFLSPGLVTAFGMLLAATGFVLMTRWGLTTIEEPIANLALITGGLGFGLALAPVNAALLASTDDDVHGVASAFVVVARMVGMLIGISALTTIGLRRYYSEQLAVPPVQEVCDGKSRCKEFSDLLRVAGIAQEHAVFWGAAGCAVVAAVLALVLFRQVRPTRLAARDVFTGGA from the coding sequence GTGAGCACCGCCGCGGGCGAGGCAGTGGTCTCGCGCAGCTCGCGGCTGCTCCTCGCCATGGCAGCCGTCGCCGTGGCGTTCGCGGCGGCCGACACCTACGTCGTCGTGCTCGCCCTGCCCGACATGATGACCGGCGTCGGCGTGCCGATCGACCAGCTGCAGCGCGCGGCGCCGATCGTCAGCGGCTTCCTGCTCGGCTACGTCGCGATGCTCCCGCTGATCGGCCGGATCGCCGACCTGCGCGGACGGGTGCCAGTGCTGGTGATGGCGCTCGTGCTGTTCGCGCTGGGCTCCCTCATCACCACGGTGGCCTACGACATGCCGAGCATCGTGGCGGGCCGGTTCCTCCAGGGTGTCGGCGGCGGCGGCCTGGTGCCGGCGACCCTCGCGCTGGTGGCCGACCTCTACCCCGTCGAACGCCGCGGCGTCCCGCTGGGCGTGGTCTCGGCCGTGCAGGAGATCGGCTCCGTCCTGGGTCCGCTCTTCGGCGCCGCCGTCCTCGCCGTCGCCGACTGGCGGGCCATCTTCGCGATCAACCTCGCCGTCGGGCTCGTGCTCGCCGCCGCCATCCGTGCGCTGGCCCCGCAGCGGAGACCCGCCGACGCCCGTCTCCGGCCCGACCTCGTCGGGCTCCTCCTGCTGCTTCTCACCTTCGCGTGCGCGGCCGTCGTCTTCCTGCGCCCCGCCCCGCTGATGCGCGACCTGACGTGGGGACGGCTCTTCGTCCCGTTCGCCGGGGACGGCCGCTGGCTGACCCCGATCGGCATGGCGACCGTCGTCACGCTCGTCCTGCTGCTCGCGTGGTGCTGGTTCGCGCCGCGCCCCCTGCTCGACCTGCGCGGCTGGATCCGCGTGCTCGTCGACGCCGACCTGGTCGGCGCCCTGCTGCTCGCCGCCGCGCTCGGCGGGGTGATCCTCGCGTTCGCGACCGCCGACCCGAAGATCGAGGTCTTCTCGCCCCAGGGCCGGTGGTACCTCCTCGGCGCCCTCGTGGCGGCGGCCGCGTTCACCTGGCACGTACGCCGTGCCGCGCGCCCGCTGGTGCCGCGCGGCGCGCTGCGTCGTACGCCGGCGTGGGGGGCGTTGCTGGTCAGCTTCTTCGTCGGTGCCGCGCTGATCGCGGCGCTGATCGACATCCCGCTGTTCGCCCGCACCACCGTCTACCCCGACGACCAGCTGCCCGCGGCGCTGGTGCTGGTCCGGTTCCTGCTCGCGCTGCCGGTGGGCGCCGTGGTCGGGGGCTACCTCATCCGCTTCCTCTCCCCCGGCCTCGTCACGGCGTTCGGCATGCTGCTCGCCGCGACCGGCTTCGTGCTGATGACCCGCTGGGGGCTCACGACGATCGAGGAGCCGATCGCCAACCTCGCCCTGATCACGGGTGGGCTGGGCTTCGGGCTGGCGCTCGCGCCCGTCAACGCGGCCCTGCTCGCGTCCACCGACGACGACGTCCACGGCGTGGCGAGCGCCTTCGTCGTGGTCGCCCGCATGGTGGGCATGCTGATCGGCATCTCGGCCCTCACCACGATCGGGCTGCGGCGCTACTACTCCGAGCAGCTCGCCGTGCCGCCGGTGCAGGAGGTCTGCGACGGCAAGAGCCGGTGCAAGGAGTTCTCCGACCTGCTGCGGGTCGCGGGCATCGCCCAGGAGCACGCGGTCTTCTGGGGGGCCGCCGGGTGCGCCGTGGTGGCGGCCGTCCTCGCGCTCGTGCTGTTCCGGCAGGTGCGCCCGACCCGGCTCGCGGCGCGGGACGTCTTCACCGGCGGCGCCTGA
- a CDS encoding DUF456 domain-containing protein, with amino-acid sequence MSPTEILISIAIAVGIAGIIVPVLPGTILVLGAIFVWTLEVGTTTAWAVFAVSALLLVGGSVVKYLVPGRQLKTAGVPNRTLLVGALLGFIGFFVIPVIGMFIGFVLGVYVAERARVGGALAWPSTKGALRAVGVSILIELVAASLAAIVWVAGVVAT; translated from the coding sequence GTGAGCCCCACCGAGATCCTCATCTCCATCGCGATCGCCGTCGGCATCGCGGGCATCATCGTCCCCGTCCTGCCCGGGACGATCCTGGTGCTCGGCGCGATCTTCGTGTGGACCCTCGAGGTCGGTACGACGACGGCCTGGGCGGTGTTCGCCGTCAGCGCGCTGCTCCTCGTCGGCGGATCGGTCGTGAAGTACCTCGTGCCGGGCCGGCAGCTCAAGACCGCCGGAGTGCCCAACCGCACGCTGCTCGTCGGCGCGCTGCTCGGCTTCATCGGGTTCTTCGTGATCCCCGTCATCGGCATGTTCATCGGGTTCGTCCTCGGCGTCTACGTCGCCGAGCGGGCGCGGGTCGGCGGCGCCCTGGCCTGGCCCTCGACGAAGGGCGCGCTGCGCGCCGTGGGCGTCTCGATCCTCATCGAGCTCGTGGCGGCCTCCCTCGCGGCGATCGTGTGGGTCGCCGGCGTCGTGGCAACCTGA
- a CDS encoding beta-class carbonic anhydrase, translating into MSDFDDLLQANRAFADTFDLGGFDGKAHAGIALVTCMDSRIDPLGMLGLKHGDAKIFRNPGARVTPQALEALVLGVHLLNVQRILVVPHTRCAMASSSEQELRVKIGESAGVDASWASFGVVTDQLDQLRQDVAKVRTHPLIGERAKVGGFLYDVDSGLLTEHV; encoded by the coding sequence GTGAGCGACTTCGACGATCTCCTGCAGGCCAACCGCGCCTTCGCGGACACGTTCGACCTCGGCGGCTTCGACGGCAAGGCCCATGCCGGCATCGCCCTGGTCACCTGCATGGACTCACGCATCGACCCGCTGGGCATGCTCGGGCTCAAGCACGGCGACGCCAAGATCTTCCGCAACCCGGGCGCGCGCGTGACCCCGCAGGCGCTCGAGGCCCTCGTGCTCGGCGTGCACCTGCTCAACGTCCAGCGCATCCTCGTCGTCCCGCACACCCGCTGCGCGATGGCCTCGTCGTCGGAGCAGGAGCTCCGGGTCAAGATCGGCGAGTCGGCGGGCGTCGACGCCAGCTGGGCGTCGTTCGGCGTCGTCACCGACCAGCTCGACCAGCTCCGGCAGGACGTCGCCAAGGTGCGCACGCACCCGCTCATCGGCGAGCGCGCCAAGGTCGGCGGCTTCCTGTACGACGTCGACTCGGGATTGCTCACCGAGCACGTGTGA
- a CDS encoding DNA gyrase/topoisomerase IV subunit B: MAAPADNTYNAAHLLVLEGLDAVRKRPGMYIGSTDTRGLMHCLWEIIDNGVDEALAGVAHSVEITLHDDGSVEVYDDGRGIPTDKEPKTGLSGVEVVATKLHAGGKFGGGSYVATGGLHGVGLSVVNALSARMDIDVDRSPSQQGLSFQRGVPGVFDGDGPGAKFTPQSGLTRKGKRVAKGRTGTRVRFWPDRQIFTKDARFEMEGLVGRARQTSYIVPGLELVIRDQRSSEMLEEKFRHDGGIAEFVEFLSHGEPVTDILRLQGTDTFTETVPLLDDKGHMTPQEVERELTVDVAVRWDTAYDTELRSFVNVIATPKGGTHVSGFEAALTKTFNDSMRAAKVLKAADTDVIKDDVQEGLTAVVTVRLAEPQFEGQTKEILGTPAARSVVRKVVAAELKSFLTSTKRAEKAQAKLLMEKVAGASKTRLAARQHKENQRRKNALESSALPAKLFDCRSTDTERTELFIVEGDSAMGTAKAARSSEFQALLPIRGKILNVQKATVGDMLKNAECASIIQVVGAGSGRTFDLEAARYGRIILMADADSDGAHIRCLLATLFFKYMPELVRDGRLFSAVPPLHRIELSNPKKGMDKYIYTYSDDELQRKLAELKKKNVRWKDPVQRYKGLGEMDADQLAETTMDPRHRTLRKLTIDDVDEASKVFDLLMGSDVAPRKEFIVQGAYEVDVETLDA; encoded by the coding sequence GTGGCAGCACCGGCAGACAACACGTACAACGCCGCACACCTCCTCGTCCTCGAGGGGCTCGACGCGGTCCGCAAGCGACCGGGCATGTACATCGGCTCGACCGACACGCGCGGCCTGATGCACTGCCTGTGGGAGATCATCGACAACGGCGTGGACGAGGCCCTGGCGGGCGTCGCGCACTCCGTCGAGATCACGCTGCACGACGACGGATCGGTCGAGGTGTACGACGACGGCCGCGGCATCCCGACCGACAAGGAGCCCAAGACGGGCCTGTCGGGCGTCGAGGTCGTCGCGACCAAGCTGCACGCCGGCGGCAAGTTCGGCGGCGGGTCCTACGTCGCCACCGGCGGCCTGCACGGAGTCGGCCTGTCCGTGGTCAACGCCCTGTCCGCCCGGATGGACATCGACGTCGACCGGTCGCCCTCGCAGCAGGGCCTGTCCTTCCAGCGCGGTGTGCCCGGCGTCTTCGACGGCGACGGGCCCGGCGCGAAGTTCACCCCGCAGTCCGGCCTGACCCGCAAGGGCAAGCGGGTGGCGAAGGGCAGGACCGGCACCCGGGTCCGTTTCTGGCCGGACCGGCAGATCTTCACCAAGGACGCCCGCTTCGAGATGGAGGGCCTGGTCGGCCGCGCCCGCCAGACGTCGTACATCGTCCCGGGCCTCGAGCTCGTCATCCGCGACCAGCGCTCCTCGGAGATGCTGGAGGAGAAGTTCCGCCACGACGGCGGCATCGCGGAGTTCGTGGAGTTCCTGTCCCACGGTGAGCCGGTGACCGACATCCTGCGCCTGCAGGGCACCGACACCTTCACCGAGACGGTCCCGCTGCTCGACGACAAGGGGCACATGACGCCCCAGGAGGTCGAGCGCGAGCTGACCGTCGACGTCGCGGTGCGGTGGGACACGGCGTACGACACCGAGCTGCGCTCGTTCGTCAACGTGATCGCGACTCCCAAGGGCGGCACCCACGTCAGCGGGTTCGAGGCCGCGCTGACCAAGACGTTCAACGACTCGATGCGCGCCGCCAAGGTGCTCAAGGCCGCCGACACCGACGTCATCAAGGACGACGTGCAGGAGGGCCTCACCGCGGTGGTGACCGTGCGGCTCGCGGAGCCGCAGTTCGAGGGCCAGACCAAGGAGATCCTCGGCACGCCGGCCGCGCGGAGCGTGGTGCGCAAGGTCGTGGCCGCCGAGCTCAAGTCGTTCCTCACCTCCACCAAGAGGGCCGAGAAGGCGCAGGCCAAGCTGCTGATGGAGAAGGTCGCGGGCGCGTCGAAGACCCGGCTCGCAGCACGCCAGCACAAGGAGAACCAGCGACGGAAGAACGCGCTGGAGTCCTCGGCGCTGCCGGCCAAGCTCTTCGACTGCCGCAGCACCGACACCGAGCGCACCGAGCTGTTCATCGTCGAGGGCGACTCGGCCATGGGCACCGCGAAGGCGGCGCGGAGCAGCGAGTTCCAGGCGCTGCTGCCGATCCGCGGCAAGATCCTCAACGTCCAGAAGGCCACCGTCGGCGACATGCTCAAGAACGCCGAGTGCGCCTCGATCATCCAGGTCGTCGGCGCCGGCTCCGGCCGGACGTTCGACCTCGAGGCGGCCCGCTACGGCCGGATCATCCTGATGGCCGACGCCGACTCCGACGGCGCCCACATCCGCTGCCTGCTCGCGACGCTGTTCTTCAAGTACATGCCCGAGCTCGTCCGTGACGGCCGGCTCTTCTCGGCGGTGCCGCCGCTGCACCGCATCGAGCTGTCCAACCCCAAGAAGGGGATGGACAAGTACATCTACACGTACTCCGACGACGAGCTGCAGCGAAAGCTCGCCGAGCTGAAGAAGAAGAACGTGCGCTGGAAGGACCCGGTCCAGCGCTACAAGGGCCTCGGCGAGATGGACGCCGACCAGCTGGCCGAGACCACCATGGACCCTCGCCACCGCACGCTCCGCAAGCTCACCATCGACGACGTCGACGAGGCGAGCAAGGTCTTCGACCTGCTGATGGGCTCCGACGTGGCCCCCCGCAAGGAGTTCATCGTGCAGGGTGCCTACGAGGTCGACGTGGAGACCCTGGACGCCTGA
- a CDS encoding DUF7455 domain-containing protein, whose protein sequence is MTTATAPTQAVLTAGDRCDRCGAQAYLRVELQTGGELLFCAHHAREHGEKLREVAAAVHDETHKLDPSAGSEA, encoded by the coding sequence GTGACCACTGCCACCGCACCCACCCAGGCCGTCCTCACGGCCGGTGACCGCTGCGACCGCTGCGGCGCCCAGGCCTACCTCCGTGTGGAGCTCCAGACCGGCGGCGAGCTGCTCTTCTGCGCTCACCACGCCCGCGAGCACGGCGAGAAGCTCCGCGAGGTCGCTGCGGCCGTCCACGACGAGACCCACAAGCTGGACCCCTCCGCGGGCAGCGAGGCCTGA
- a CDS encoding CapA family protein, whose protein sequence is MTGAVGRGVRRCGAVLALVVGGAAAGCSPTAEPSSPESSRAPAASTTETPSPTTAAPTPREPRPAPVEIAVAGDVHFEGALAPRLLRPASALTPATTALAAADVAIVNLETSVGSGGRPEPGKRFVFSAGTAAFEALAAAGIDVASMANNHALDFGRARLPSTLRAAAAAQPALAVVGIGVDEDEAVAPAVTDVDGTRVATIAASAADQDPTADPTGAWAAGPDTPGVADANDPRRLLREVRRADAEADVVVTYLHWGVQGERCPSADQRALARRLVGAGADLVVGSHAHELQGDGRLGPGYVAYGLGNFAWYSPGPTGVLTLTVQPPREPAGRARVTASRWWPATIGADGLAAPDYGARAAASRDRRKALRGCAGLG, encoded by the coding sequence ATGACCGGGGCCGTCGGCAGGGGCGTACGCCGCTGCGGCGCGGTGCTCGCACTGGTCGTGGGCGGCGCGGCCGCGGGCTGCAGCCCGACTGCGGAGCCGTCGTCCCCGGAGTCGTCCCGTGCCCCGGCAGCCTCGACGACCGAGACGCCGTCCCCGACCACCGCGGCTCCCACCCCCCGTGAGCCCCGCCCGGCTCCGGTTGAGATCGCCGTCGCCGGAGACGTGCACTTCGAGGGGGCGCTGGCGCCGCGTCTGCTTCGCCCGGCGTCCGCGTTGACGCCGGCCACCACTGCGCTGGCGGCCGCCGACGTGGCGATCGTCAACCTCGAGACGTCCGTCGGCTCGGGCGGGCGCCCCGAGCCGGGGAAGCGGTTCGTCTTCTCCGCCGGCACGGCTGCTTTCGAGGCGCTGGCCGCAGCGGGGATCGACGTCGCGAGCATGGCCAACAACCACGCCCTCGACTTCGGTCGGGCCCGGCTCCCGTCGACACTGCGGGCCGCGGCCGCGGCGCAGCCTGCGCTGGCCGTCGTCGGGATCGGTGTCGACGAGGACGAGGCCGTGGCCCCGGCCGTCACCGACGTGGACGGCACCCGCGTGGCGACGATCGCCGCCTCGGCCGCGGACCAGGACCCCACGGCCGACCCCACCGGTGCGTGGGCGGCAGGTCCGGACACGCCCGGTGTCGCCGATGCCAACGATCCGAGGCGCCTGCTGCGGGAGGTACGACGCGCTGACGCCGAGGCGGACGTGGTCGTCACCTACCTGCACTGGGGCGTCCAGGGCGAGCGCTGCCCGTCTGCCGACCAGCGCGCGCTGGCCCGTCGGCTGGTCGGTGCCGGCGCCGACCTCGTGGTGGGCAGCCACGCCCACGAGCTGCAGGGCGACGGACGCCTAGGACCGGGCTACGTCGCCTACGGGCTGGGCAACTTCGCGTGGTACTCCCCCGGTCCCACCGGCGTCCTCACGCTGACGGTCCAGCCGCCGCGGGAGCCGGCAGGGCGGGCGCGGGTCACCGCGTCCCGCTGGTGGCCGGCGACGATCGGCGCGGACGGGCTCGCCGCACCGGACTACGGAGCCCGAGCAGCGGCGTCCCGGGACCGCCGCAAGGCGCTGCGCGGGTGTGCCGGGCTGGGGTGA
- a CDS encoding DMT family transporter translates to MAVLLSLAAAVAYGLSDFVGGLAARRTSAWPVAFVGSTVAFVGAVGLALLTEGSPTRADLGWGALAGVGSGVGGAFLYRGLAAGRMGVVAPISAVGAAVLPVCVGIAAGERPDLFVWAGIAAAVPGIWLVSREPGGSGDLAAGILDGVLAGVGFGLLFAAMGQVPEAAGFAPLAVAQGVGAVAVALTAAVLGARWVPDHPSQAWGAVAGVLSTAAAAAFLLATQTGLLTIASVVTSLYPAVTIALAALVLRERVHAPQALGLALCGLAVGLVAAA, encoded by the coding sequence GTGGCCGTCCTGCTCTCGCTCGCGGCAGCCGTCGCCTACGGGCTCTCGGACTTCGTCGGCGGCCTCGCCGCGCGTCGTACGTCGGCGTGGCCGGTCGCCTTCGTCGGGTCCACCGTGGCCTTCGTGGGTGCGGTCGGCCTCGCCCTGCTCACCGAGGGCTCACCCACCCGCGCTGACCTCGGGTGGGGCGCCCTCGCCGGGGTCGGCAGCGGCGTGGGCGGCGCGTTCCTCTACCGGGGCCTGGCGGCCGGGCGGATGGGTGTCGTCGCGCCGATCTCGGCGGTCGGTGCCGCGGTCCTGCCGGTGTGCGTCGGCATCGCCGCGGGCGAGCGTCCGGACCTGTTCGTGTGGGCCGGCATCGCCGCTGCCGTCCCGGGCATCTGGCTGGTGAGCCGGGAGCCCGGCGGCTCGGGCGACCTCGCGGCGGGGATCCTCGACGGTGTCCTCGCCGGCGTGGGCTTCGGGCTGCTGTTCGCCGCGATGGGGCAGGTGCCCGAAGCGGCGGGATTCGCACCGCTGGCGGTCGCCCAGGGGGTGGGCGCGGTCGCGGTCGCCCTCACGGCAGCCGTGCTGGGTGCGCGCTGGGTCCCCGACCACCCCTCGCAGGCGTGGGGTGCGGTCGCGGGCGTGCTGTCCACCGCGGCGGCCGCCGCGTTCCTCCTCGCCACCCAGACCGGTCTGCTGACGATCGCGTCCGTGGTGACGTCGCTCTACCCGGCCGTGACCATCGCCCTCGCGGCACTGGTCCTGCGCGAGCGCGTCCACGCCCCACAGGCGCTGGGGCTGGCGCTCTGCGGCCTGGCAGTGGGACTGGTCGCGGCCGCTTGA